A region of Lycium barbarum isolate Lr01 chromosome 3, ASM1917538v2, whole genome shotgun sequence DNA encodes the following proteins:
- the LOC132632062 gene encoding uncharacterized protein LOC132632062, producing the protein MARNMGHLLRLMIELPASRVGFSKHLASRLICSSTQGVQVKQDRPGEHDAHTSDEKEKVDNKNEGSTEVESDNDEGDNGYINKKTGEIGGPRGPEPTRYGDWEKGGRCSDF; encoded by the coding sequence ATGGCAAGAAATATGGGTCATCTCTTGAGATTGATGATTGAGCTTCCAGCATCCAGAGTTGGTTTTTCTAAGCACTTAGCTAGTCGACTCATCTGCTCTTCAACTCAAGGAGTGCAAGTCAAACAGGATCGTCCTGGAGAGCATGATGCTCATACCTCGGATGAGAAGGAGAAGGTTGATAACAAAAATGAAGGGAGTACTGAAGTTGAGAGCGACAATGATGAAGGGGACAATGGTTACATTAATAAAAAGACTGGTGAGATTGGAGGCCCGAGAGGTCCTGAGCCCACCCGCTATGGCGACTGGGAGAAGGGTGGCCGCTGCTCTGATTTCTGA
- the LOC132632061 gene encoding putative RING-H2 finger protein ATL21A, producing MELQKTIALFLLFCYLISSTVANTEFCFTSACSKNEPLIRFPFRLRNFQSVDCGYPGFNLLCDASNETILRLPNKSGEFTVQAINYSTQEIWLNDPKDCLPQLLLKLNLSASPFSGIYYQDYTLFNCSVFYTMIKLNPIACLSGLNYTVYATSSMRGVSLLERPECKLIGTIAVPVQWPFYEQVMSSDLSGDILLTWANPYCKMCESRGGRCGLKRTMYTREIICENVRGSGFPKGAQYAIIVGAGVPAMLFFVGLLCFVCGRIRSYRRRAEPVLEFSSTVAPQPIELVGLDEPTIESYPKTILGESRRLPKPDDNICPICLSEYQPKETLRTIPECQHCFHADCIDEWLRLNASCPVCRNSPKCVHGTV from the exons ATGGAATTGCAGAAAACCATTGCTCTGTTTCTTCTCTTCTGTTATTTAATCAGTAGCACAGTCGCAAACACAGAATTTTGCTTCACATCTGCATGTAGCAAAAATGAACCACTTATCCGATTCCCTTTTCGTTTACGAAATTTCCAATCCGTAGATTGTGGCTATCCAGGTTTCAACCTGTTGTGCGATGCATCAAATGAAACAATTCTTCGACTACCAAATAAATCAGGAGAATTCACAGTCCAAGCCATAAATTATTCGACACAAGAAATATGGCTTAACGACCCCAAAGACTGCCTTCCTCAGCTACTCCTTAAGTTAAATCTCTCTGCTTCTCCTTTTTCTGGTATTTATTATCAAGATTACACATTATTCAATTGCTCCGTTTTTTATACGATGATCAAGCTAAATCCAATAGCTTGTTTAAGTGGTTTGAATTATACGGTATATGCTACATCGTCTATGAGAGGAGTTAGCTTGTTGGAAAGACCAGAGTGTAAATTGATAGGAACTATAGCTGTACCAGTACAATGGCCTTTTTATGAACAGGTGATGTCGTCGGATCTTAGTGGTGATATTCTTCTAACATGGGCTAATCCATATTGTAAAATGTGTGAGTCAAGGGGTGGACGATGTGGTTTGAAGAGGACCATGTATACTCGAGAAATCATTTGTGAGAATGTTCGTGGAAGTG GGTTTCCTAAAGGCGCACAATACGCTATAATTGTGGGAGCTGGGGTGCCAGCAATGTTATTCTTTGTTGGGCTTTTATGTTTCGTATGTGGAAGGATAAGGTCTTATAGGAGGAGAGCCGAACCAGTACTAGAATTCAGTTCAACCGTAGCACCACAACCCATTGAATTGGTTGGTTTGGATGAGCCCACAATAGAATCCTATCCCAAAACTATATTGGGAGAGAGTCGACGTTTGCCCAAGCCAGATGATAATATCTGCCCAATATGCTTGTCTGAATATCAGCCCAAAGAGACCTTAAGGACCATACCTGAATGTCAACACTGTTTCCATGCAGACTGCATAGATGAATGGCTTCGATTAAATGCTTCTTGTCCAGTTTGCCGCAATTCCCCTAAGTGTGTTCATGGTACCGTATaa